TGAAAATTAAGGAACGAAATGATTGTTTTAATCTTCCAAACTTCCAACAAACTTCCAATGCATGGTTACCTCGTCGGGGGTGGGTGTGCATTATGGCGTGtgacaactatatatatatacatcgcCCATTTActattttctcttcttcatttttgggtaaattttctattttctctaGAGACTTGCGTTTTTGATGTACATGACTTCTAAAACCTTCTAGGTTGAATGTACACTTTGAGTACGCAATGAAAACGACTGTAGATGATAGTTGATTAGTCGTGGTTGGACTTTGAACGTGCATGGCCACCATATGTTCTGAGTATAGACCATTCAATCTATGGAGGACTATCGATCTGTACTAGTTGTTGGGAGCAATTGATTCCCTTGAATTCATCCAAATGGTTTGGTCTTGAGGGTCCCATGAAAATGTTCGGTTGGTTAGTCCTGATGATGGTTGAAGTATATAAATCTTCATTTATATCGATCAATAGTTTCCTTCTGTTTCCCGTAATCTCACGAGTACTGTATATATACGCTAAACCACAATTTAGACATGCATTCGTTCTCTAACCTTTCGTAAATTTCTGAAACTAATCGGCAGAGTGAAGAAGGGAAGGACTTGACAGACAGAGAGAAGACAACAGAAGTATCTGAAACTGAAAAGCCCTTAGCCCCTGAAATTGTTGTTTTGGATGCTCCGAAGACAGTTGAGTCATCTGAGATAGTTGTTGAAGCTGCACCAGCAGAGACAGAGACAGAATCCAAAGAAGCTTCAGAGGTAAAAATCACCGAAGAAGTGGATGAAAAGATCACAGAAGTGAAGGTAATTGCTGAAGAGAACTTTGCAGAAGGAAATTCCGAAGGGCAAAAAGAGACTGAAGCAGCGAAGGAAGAATGTGTTGCAGAAGAAAAACCCAAGAAAGCAGTATGAGAGGAAGGTTGCCCTATCTGCTTATTAGCTACATTATTGTAAGGAAGGTTGCCCTAGCTATCTTTAAATTTGAGAAGATTTGGTTTTTGCCTGCAGTTTCCTTAAGTTTCTTTGAGTTTATCATTGAGTTTTCACTTATCTTGtgtttattaatttctttGCTACACTCTGTGTGTGGACATATGGACATTTTAGATTGAATATACAGGGTATAGATTATTTCCTAATGCTTTGACTGaactattttgttttcttagtaCTATCGAGTTTTTAAAGAGGAAATTTCTTTAATCAAAGAAAGGCATGAAAATTATAGAGGTGGGGCTATTGCCAGCTTACTGTCTACTCAGTTTACCATAAATTTTATATTCTACActgaaattttcaattttaaccttaaagaaattaaaaaaaaattcattgctGCAATCTTGCATATCTAACGATCTAACTCTAACCtaatcaaatcttttaaataTACTGTAGCAACTTTTCCAAATTCAAGATTCGACATTAGAATTAAATGATCAGTTTTATAATTTTGCCCAGAATCCAGATTGTATGTAGCCATTGAAAAGGTAAATTAGTATTGTGTACGTACATAGAGATCTATCATATCAAAATACTAGACAATCAAGTTGATATTGAtaggagcttctattcatacatcTCAAAATGACACTTAAACTTCTATCTTTTTCCTCAATAGTTTTGACTTAGTCAATGCATATAAAAGtatcaaaaaatatataacaataaaaatacaaaaaataaagtaaTTCTTTAACTTATCTATTTTAAATACAAATATAGataattatcttttatatttattgctagaAAATCTCAAAATGGGATATTAaattgcataacatgatttaattgattacttTCTTTTTTGATAAACATCATTAGTCAAAAAATTCAATGTAGATGATTAACATCAAATCGAATGTAGATTATTTAATGGATCAACTATATAACTATGTAGAATTTCTAACTTCGATTTGAGCTAAAGAACAAGACTTGTTCATTAGATAttagaatatttcatatacattGATATTACTTCTTGGTGAGTTACATATAtgtcaatgaatgaaaaaatagTTTACCAATTTgaatttattatgaatttagaaaacgagtggaagaatgaattaattcgagaagatggtttgtgtgattattatgcatttttcaagttgtatataataaatgaatttgaaaatagagtatgaaagaaattaatagatagtattctgatttgatatatcaaattagattaTGGGTATTTTAGGAAATCTATAGAGgtctaaataacattttaggtatatgtaaaagtaaaattgAGATTCACTGAGTAAGGAGATCTAAATACCGTTtttagaggtatgaatagaagctccctaTTGATATTCGTAATTGATTGGAATAATAAGCATAGATAATTAAGAGGTTTTGCATGTAATGACCTGGAAAACCAAGAACTAAGAAGAACGAAGAAAACAAGGCTGCAAAACAATGACGGGTGATGTTGATTCtcttcaattttattttcttctaattGTTGTCAATTTAcaaaaaatcaattaaaatagtataatcagaattttttttttgttgtagGGTGAACTAAGCAGATTGTAGAGTAGTAATAGCCGTACCCAAATTGTAGtacaaaagaagaagctcATTTTACATGTACGAAATAATGACCGGAAATTAGAAAGACCTAACCAATCACGATTACAGAAATTTAGTGATAAATAGGGATCCAGTGGTATATCACTATATCCCACCCAATAAAATCTATTGAGTACGTTTATGGCATGATTTTCAAAAGCATCCACAACTTGATATACTATCTTCACTAAAATATGGGATGATTAATGGAAATGCAGTTGTGAGATAGGATGCAAGGAATTTCTCCACTTTATGCTGACTAGCTCGCCAAGGTACGTACGTACTAAAGATGAAGATGTCCGTATTGGGGAAAGTTAAGCACAATCTCAGATTCACTTCTAACCAAATATGTTTCCATTCTCTCACCCAAGCCAATTCAATAGCGCTTGAATGACACTCATCATCACTTCAACAGCAACCGAGCTCTACATCTCTAAATTTGAGCAGAAACCACGTACCAACAAGAACACATTACCTTTATAATCCGAAACACCAAACCATGACCAGCCTTCACCAGTTCACCGAGCTACTCTTCCGAGCCCCATGCCATCAGTATCAAGCTGAATTGAAACAACCATAAGGGGGAGGCTGCCTATTAACCTCAATGGCGGATTTACGGTATCGATCTCTCCAATCCTCCACGGTATACTGTATATAGTTAAAAATATTCCAAAAATCATAGCTTACATCTTCATTGATGTATACATCGATCATTAATAATGTCACTAATCGATATGAATTCAAGAACATGATGTTACATATTACGCTACAGAAACAAAGTCgtcctttgtttcttttagcTTTGAGGAGTCTTTGACAACTTCAGCTCCTGAGCAACTCTCGTTAACTATACTTTGCTCTCTGCTCTTTGCCCATAAAACACTGTACAACCCTCCAACCAATAAGAGCCCACCTAAGATACTGCAAACAAAAATAGAAACGATGCATGGTTACCAAAACAGCAGTGAATACATTTCCAAATGAATATTTACGTAGTTAAGCAATCAATTAAACATTGTCACAACCATATACCTTCCCAGGCTAATGATTTCTCCCAGGAGAAGTGCAGACGCAAAGAGCGTGATGACCAACGCCAATGGCGTGGACATAGCCAAGAAAACTGGATCCTTCTTCTCGATCACCCATGCTTGCAAATGGTAAGTAATGCCGGTCACCACAATTCCCTGCGACGCGAGCCACATTGAGATGACCAATTAAAGGCTAGTACTAATCTATCAACATGAGGAAAATATTGTGGCTTTTCAAGCTAGGGTTCTTACGCAGTAAGCTACAGCAACGAGTTTGAGATTCCATCCAAGCTTCCATTGGTACGGGTTTCTCTCAACAGCGATGGCAATGACAAACGCCTGGATTGAACTTAGGAAGCATTGTAGAGTAGTAAAAAGAAGCTTTGAAGGGTAGCCTTTCATGACTCGTCCCTAAATCATCTCCAAGGAAAAACTCAATTAAATTTTACACATGAAACCAGCCCCTATATATTTCCCTAGCATATGTATTTGATAGTACATACATGAAATTATTCTTGACCCATATAAATAATATCTTGacaaaaaataatcaaaaataaaaactcttTTAGGGGTAAGGCTATGGTGTGTTGATCGATCTATCtcacacaatttttttatcaCTTGGAGGACGTAATCTACCACTATGAACACATTTCATTAAGACTTGAGTACTTGATCATGTGGTCATAATATAAATTAACGACTTTAAAGACTCACGTTATCACTTTGAGGTCTATATATAATCACTAATTTGAGAACTATATATGTTTACAACTTTAGGATAATTGGGCGGATGTCGATCATGCATAACACACTGTAGAAGTCTTCATCTTTTATAATGCAACAAACTAATCAATTAAACATTTTTTTAACATATAAGGTACTAGAGCTATCTTCTGGTAGTTGGTACAATTAGGTGATGAAGGACTTCGGCCCTCGGTTTAACTAATTTTTAGCTAAACAGTCTTCAAATGATGATTTAAATCGATTGAAACTACATAGTTATGTTCATGATCCTACGAAGTGagataaaaatgataaacGAGACAATTTGATTCCGTAATCCCGTCCATTTTGACATAGAACCAAGTATTATCGATCAGTACGTAAAAGAGTTATGAAGAAGCATGTCACCTGCAAAACAAGCCACAAGCCCCAGAAGGTGTTGGACAGCAGCATGAGGAAGCAACCCTTTATCCATGTCTTGCCAGAAGAAATATGGCTTTCATGTTCTTGGATATTATGGTGATGGAAAAGATTATGATGCCCCAGGAGATTGAAATGGGGGCCTTTGTATACGGCAAGGGTCACCGCCCCTGCCATGCAGAATAGTACCCCTACAAGCTTAGCCAAACCTGAGGTTGTCCTTAGCGTCAACACCTCCATCCTATAAGGAAATATTGCGACATAACTATATAGTtcggaagaaaaaaaaatgaatcgAAGCAAGTTACACTAAGTAGAAGTCCTGGTTGTCATTAATTGAACTTGTTACATTCGAATCCTCGGGTGAAATACATCTATATATATCCCAATATTATACACACGCACATATATATAGCGAGATCGAGAGCGGACGTCCGTAGTGCACTAAAAGTGTGGAAGGTGCTGGCTGTATTCCCCCCTCCCAGCGCTCATGTTTATGCTGGCCAGAGCACCATTGCCGGCTCACGGCGATTAAAATCTGCAAATTTCTAGAAAATTCaagtttatgagaaatttCTAGATTTCGGCCGCTGTGGGCAGGCGATAGAGCTCTGGTTGGCACAGACATGAGCGCTGGAAGAGGGAAGCACGGCTGACACCATCCACGTTGTTGTTGCACGTCGCTAGTAGCCGGAATCGCGGACGTCCGCTCTCAATCCTCTCtgtgtgtctatatatatatatatatatatatatatgtatatgcatgTGCATGAGtggatttttcttttcttccttaGCAGTGATATAAGACCTCACAAATTTAGGCCTTGGCCTTAATTCTATGTGTCAAgtataatcaaataaacacATCATATCATTTCTAAACTATACAACATCGTTGTTAAGTAAAAGACCATTAAGTCCTTTCAAATCTAatagttattattttattttaaaaatatctaATGGTTATAATATGTTCTTTACATTTGACTTCGTTTTTCCCTTAATTAAATTTGATTACTTAATGATAGATTCTTACCTCTTTAGTTATAAGGATCTCatgaatttaattaatatcttaatatttttttttcatatttagaTTTTTTGACTTTCTTTAATTTACTAGTTAGTGTAACTGTGCAAGCAAATAAAacttttcaaaaataaaattaaattttaatatgaattttttttataattacacaatatatttattacaaattatatgttttatagatgatttatatatagggcccttatatatttatatgtgtgtgtattcATATGTATCCAAAATATgcattaaaaatatttttaaccatctttttttttctttttgggagtttatttggttttttttttgtaattgaagaaaacgttgaagaacaaatatttgagaaaaatatattgagGAAAAAATAGAACTCAAATGTATAGAATAAAATAtagtttttagatatttttaaaaataataataacactTAAATTTGAAAAGGATTTGATGGTCTTTCTACTTAACAATTATATTGCATAAATTTAGAAAGGATATAATGTGTCTATGTAACTAGGCTTGACACATATGATTAAAGCCTTTGAGGCCTAAATTTTTAAggccaacaatcattttcattcCTTTAAATTTTCTTGTCTCCCAATACCGCGGCTTCTTCCCATGTAGTTACCAATCTTTATGGTATGATTTCGGGTATCAATCAGCCTAATTTTGTTGATAACATTCTCTTTAATTTGTCGTATTTATTTCGAAACACAAAGCGTTTACGTATTTGAAGCTTTAGTGCCTACTTACTAAGCACTGCTAAGGCGCTACCAGATTTGGTGCCACATAATCGTGCCATGTAAGTAATTAAAATAgtcataaaatataatttttaattaaaataataatcttATCCTTGTTTAATATTTATTCATCATGATTattaaattaagaaatattttcgtttaataaaaaaaagaaaatatttcataGACATAATTTGGATACCATATTTAGTAAATAGAAATTAAACTCCAGACGATTTAATTACTTTATTACATTTattcaaaatttattttaccatatttgTTCAAAAAATTATCTTACAAGTAATGAAAATTGAGATTATAATCTTATGACAATTTATTAGATTTTATGAGATAGGTGAGGtaacaaattattttttcaatgtattttaatttatgaaaaatctctaacaaaattatttaggacgaaatagttttattttaaaacatTTTTCACACAAACACATctatatttttcattgatgaaataattttattttgaaaaatatgtTTTACGCATGCgcgcgcgcacacacacacacatatatatatatatatatatatatacacacacaaatatataaaaaattacattttgaaAGCATTATCGTcctgaaaaaataaaaataaatgataaagtaaaaaatatatatttttataataatctgGAGTCGTTGGATTAATATAGATATGATTGTTTTTCTatttaaaaatgatattttttaattattttaattatttactcATGTGACAAGATTATATGACATGTCACATATGATTGTAGCAATTTGGCGTATATTATGGCACTAAAATATTTTCCTTAAACATATATACGTATACTAATTAACATTGTCTCGTGAATGCATCCTATACTTCTGATCGAAGGTACGTAAGCTGATTTCATCTTCTCACTGCTGGCTAGCTAGGCTCACTTCCTTTCCTAAAGTTCCAACTAAATCCTAAACCATAAGTTAGAACTAAATCGTAAAATTATCCACCAATTAGTACCCTTGGATATACAATTATACATGTGTGTCTATGGGCTTGATATAATCAACAATGCAGATCGCACGGATTTGAACTGAGGAGAAGGTTTTGGAAAACTTTATATTCATAGCTAGTACCTGAGCAGAAGTGCCATGAAGAAAGTTATAACTGGAAGAGTATTTGTAATTGCAGCAGCCAAAGTCGCTGAGGTATAAACAAGGGCAACGCCGTAAACGTCCAAGCTTAAAGTAACCCTGAACTCAGCACAAACATAATTTATAACCTCATGAAATACAAGCAAAAACAGCAACATAAACATATATAGTATACTATATTCTAATAATTAAATTTGGAGTAGcatatatgttatgtatatatacgTACTCCGTATTTAGTGCTGTTTTCCGATCCATTGCGTATAGTTTTCACATGTACGTACTTAGCTCTAGGGTGTGATTTTGGCGGCAGCTTGTTAATTTTGCTTAAATATAACTGACGATCagccaaaaaacaaaattagaatcaTTTCATACATGCATAAGAGATTCGACCTCCATCACTATATAGTATATACATATGAGGGCATGacatgtaaaataaatttgaacCAAGTGGCCTCTTTCGATCTGTGTTTCGATTTCAGGGACTAtccagctagctagctagaagcAGGTCTGCAACTTTCttcactagctagctagagttTGGGATCCACTGTTCAGACAGGTTAATTAGTTATATACATCTAAACAACTCTAAATCAGAAGAGGCATAATTAATTAGTAGGAAGAAATGGAAGCTTGCGTAGTGCGGATCGATCGGAAGTACGTACCCGAAAAATGATAGAAGAAAAATCTTGCAGAAAGTCATGAAAGACAGTGGTGGCGCAGTTTTCCTATCATATGCAGATGAAGGTCCTCCTCAGAAGTAATCGATCATTCTAATTattacaaataataaaaaggaTTATTAGAGTTTAGTAATTACCATTCAAGCGAAAGAGCAAGAGGAACTAAAAAGAGAGTTGCAGTAGCCTGTCTataaaacacaaacacaaaagtgTTCATGCCGCCATTGAATGCAGCCTTGGAGAGCAAGAACATGGCTGCATATATTGTTTGAATCAGAACGACCACCAAGTAAGGCTTCCTGCTGCTGCTTCTTCCTGCTTCCATTCTTGACCAGTTTGGTGATGCTATACCTAAACTTACACTTTCTGATCACAAAACCAAAGCCTTTATATAAGAGGATGAAACTTAATTGGTAGGTTAGTCTTCCATTTGATCAAGTTTAAGGTATCTTAATCATATACCGTTCCTTATAGTAGTAGTGAAAGACAAAATATTATATAGGAATATGATGACTAGCTAGTCCTATATTACTAATTATGAGGCAAGCTAGGAGGGGATAGTACGTGCTGAGGTCCTATAAATGGTTTCTAAACTTTATTAAGCAATTCAACAATACATGGCTTCATATTTATAGAGAACGGATATCATGTGCAGACGTCTGCACCGTGCGGATTTGCCCGTTCCGGTAAAGCGCAACAAATGGTGTCAACTGTGCTCCCTCCTCCCAGTGCTCATGTATGTGTCAGCCGGAGCTCAAACGCCGGTCAAAATTTGCAAATTcccagaaacttgaaattttataaatttcaaGATTCTAGCCGCCGTGGGCCGGTACATATATGTGTGCTAGGAGGGGTGAGTGAGGCGGGCACCATCTGCGCCGTAGTTATGCGTCGCCGGTCAGCGAATCACCAAATTCGCAcatgataaatatatatatatatatatatatatatatacacaagtcATTTTAGGTGCAAACGTCCGCACCGTGCCGGCAAACGGTGCCCGaaatcttgaaattttaggtAGATTTCGAGAATTTGCATATTACGACCGCTGTGGGCCGGTGTTtgagctccggccggcacagacaaGAGCACCGAGAGGGGGAAGCACGGCCAGCACCATTTGCACCGTCGTTCGAGTCGCTGATCGCTGGAATGGGTGAATCTACACGGGGTAAACATTTGTACGGTGCAGACATCTGCAcctgataaatatatatatacagtctttatccagagtgaagcttcactctgaaattacacagtgaagttccaattttggcacacttttcggtcaaaaatTTTCATTGtcagtaattcaatatttaggtatgttattcaagatcatctctacaaagtttca
This genomic interval from Argentina anserina chromosome 1, drPotAnse1.1, whole genome shotgun sequence contains the following:
- the LOC126782746 gene encoding WAT1-related protein At5g64700, with translation MEAGRSSSRKPYLVVVLIQTIYAAMFLLSKAAFNGGMNTFVFVFYRQATATLFLVPLALSLEWKTAPPLSFMTFCKIFLLSFFGVTLSLDVYGVALVYTSATLAAAITNTLPVITFFMALLLRMEVLTLRTTSGLAKLVGVLFCMAGAVTLAVYKGPHFNLLGHHNLFHHHNIQEHESHISSGKTWIKGCFLMLLSNTFWGLWLVLQGRVMKGYPSKLLFTTLQCFLSSIQAFVIAIAVERNPYQWKLGWNLKLVAVAYCGIVVTGITYHLQAWVIEKKDPVFLAMSTPLALVITLFASALLLGEIISLGSILGGLLLVGGLYSVLWAKSREQSIVNESCSGAEVVKDSSKLKETKDDFVSVA
- the LOC126792980 gene encoding uncharacterized protein LOC126792980, with the translated sequence MGGCATKPKVSKEKEVAGEAPVPAPETAKEEAVVVESKEKEVVMIGDEAEKKIEGDDTIKEIVDDEDKRKSLSNLFQSEEGKDLTDREKTTEVSETEKPLAPEIVVLDAPKTVESSEIVVEAAPAETETESKEASEVKITEEVDEKITEVKVIAEENFAEGNSEGQKETEAAKEECVAEEKPKKAV